The following coding sequences lie in one Mycobacterium sp. Z3061 genomic window:
- a CDS encoding MFS transporter codes for MTQTSETGSWRQLLGRHLGTSTVLAGGVAMYATNEFLTVSLLPSTIADIGGDRLYAWVVTLYLVGSVVAATTVNSILRRFGARSSFLLGLAVFGVASVACAMAPTMEVLIAGRTLQGIAGGTLAGLGYALINAALPRELWTRGSALVSAMWGVATVVGPAMGGLFAQFGLWRWAFGAMAVLAALLAILVPAVLAASATVEDEPAAPALRVPVGSLLLVGAAALAVSVAQLPHNSAAIGALLVVGVLLVAAFVIVDRRSRATVLPPSVFGTGPLKWIYLTLAVLMMAVMVDTYVPLFGQRLGHLTPVAAGFLGASLAVGWTLSEVASASLTNPRVINRVVLVAPLLMASGLAFGAVTQRADASPGLIAVWALALLIAGTGIGMAWPHLSARAMDSVDDPSESGAAAAAINTVQLISASFGAGLAGVVVNSASGGELMEARWLYGVFTVLAALGVLASYRATRTARRSTPPAAELRP; via the coding sequence GTGACGCAGACGAGCGAGACCGGCAGCTGGCGTCAGCTGCTCGGCCGGCACCTGGGCACGTCCACGGTGCTGGCGGGCGGGGTCGCGATGTACGCCACCAACGAGTTCCTGACCGTCAGCCTGTTGCCCAGCACCATCGCCGACATCGGCGGCGACCGCCTGTACGCCTGGGTGGTCACCCTCTACCTGGTCGGATCCGTGGTCGCGGCGACCACCGTGAACTCGATCCTGCGCCGCTTCGGGGCGCGCTCGTCCTTTCTGCTGGGGCTGGCCGTTTTCGGGGTGGCCAGCGTGGCCTGCGCGATGGCCCCGACCATGGAGGTGCTGATCGCGGGACGCACCCTGCAGGGGATCGCCGGCGGCACCCTGGCCGGGCTGGGCTACGCCCTGATCAACGCCGCGCTGCCGCGCGAACTGTGGACGCGCGGCTCGGCGCTGGTCTCGGCGATGTGGGGCGTCGCGACGGTGGTCGGGCCGGCGATGGGTGGTTTGTTCGCGCAATTCGGCCTGTGGCGCTGGGCTTTCGGCGCGATGGCCGTCCTCGCGGCGCTGCTGGCCATTCTGGTTCCGGCGGTGCTGGCGGCCAGCGCAACCGTCGAGGACGAACCGGCAGCCCCTGCGCTCCGGGTACCGGTCGGGTCGCTGCTGCTGGTCGGCGCGGCCGCGTTGGCAGTCAGCGTCGCCCAGCTACCGCACAATTCCGCGGCGATCGGCGCACTGCTCGTGGTGGGCGTGCTGCTGGTCGCGGCGTTCGTCATCGTCGACCGCCGCAGCCGGGCGACCGTCCTGCCGCCCAGTGTGTTCGGAACCGGGCCGCTGAAGTGGATCTACCTGACACTGGCCGTGCTGATGATGGCCGTCATGGTCGACACCTATGTGCCGCTGTTCGGTCAGCGGCTGGGGCACCTGACTCCGGTTGCGGCCGGTTTCCTCGGCGCCTCGCTGGCGGTCGGATGGACACTGAGCGAGGTCGCCAGCGCCTCGCTGACCAACCCCCGGGTGATCAACCGCGTCGTCCTGGTCGCGCCGCTGCTGATGGCATCCGGGCTCGCGTTCGGTGCCGTCACCCAGCGTGCCGACGCGTCGCCCGGCCTGATCGCGGTGTGGGCCCTGGCCTTGCTCATCGCCGGAACAGGCATCGGGATGGCCTGGCCGCATCTGTCGGCACGTGCCATGGACTCCGTCGACGATCCGTCGGAGAGCGGTGCGGCAGCCGCCGCGATCAACACCGTCCAGCTGATCTCCGCGTCGTTCGGCGCCGGACTCGCGGGTGTCGTGGTGAACTCGGCCAGCGGAGGCGAGTTGATGGAGGCGCGCTGGCTGTACGGGGTCTTCACCGTGCTGGCGGCGCTCGGTGTGCTGGCCTCCTATCGGGCGACTCGCACCGCGCGTCGCTCGACGCCACCAGCAGCCGAGTTACGCCCCTGA
- a CDS encoding DUF2889 domain-containing protein: MPFVTDILGPRRPVACEAPPLVEGRRRRTSTIDTHPDEERGSIADLRARDMDGADVLGEVRVGARLVDNVIEEISATSQAPALQQLRGRRVGRGFRSTVETLFPEEVERSSLLHLLLDDWVGAALVSGYATQHAAIVLGVEEKMPPGVADRMSGICAGFAPEASLIRYTRQHDLIPTGRGPVAPPLDGLHQVEPLRARGMRRFRRLDVWPVADGGAKFDAHFRDSHMDDDRVETIVHEYTVAGSVDTSERTITSVVAEVRVLPWQECPGAIGSAARITGMALAELRDRVRGEFVGTSTCTHLNDTLRAIADLEALLPRR, encoded by the coding sequence ATGCCGTTTGTCACGGACATCCTGGGACCGCGGCGGCCCGTCGCCTGCGAGGCGCCCCCGCTGGTGGAGGGCAGGCGGCGACGCACCAGCACCATCGACACCCATCCGGACGAGGAGCGCGGATCGATCGCGGATCTCCGGGCTCGCGACATGGACGGCGCCGATGTGCTCGGCGAGGTTCGCGTCGGTGCGCGCCTGGTGGATAACGTCATCGAGGAGATCTCCGCCACGTCGCAGGCCCCCGCACTGCAACAGCTGCGAGGTCGTCGGGTCGGCCGCGGGTTCCGGTCGACGGTCGAGACGCTCTTTCCCGAGGAGGTTGAGCGGTCCAGTCTGCTTCACCTGCTGCTTGATGACTGGGTGGGCGCGGCACTGGTGTCGGGATATGCCACCCAGCACGCGGCGATCGTCCTGGGCGTCGAGGAGAAGATGCCGCCGGGCGTGGCGGACCGCATGTCCGGGATCTGCGCGGGTTTCGCCCCTGAGGCGTCTTTGATCCGATACACACGACAGCACGATCTCATTCCGACCGGCCGAGGTCCGGTGGCACCTCCGTTGGACGGCCTGCACCAGGTGGAGCCGCTGCGGGCCCGGGGCATGCGCAGGTTCCGTCGCCTCGATGTATGGCCGGTCGCCGATGGTGGTGCGAAGTTCGACGCGCACTTCCGTGATTCCCATATGGACGACGACCGCGTCGAGACGATCGTGCACGAATACACCGTGGCAGGCAGCGTCGACACGTCAGAGCGGACCATCACCTCGGTCGTCGCCGAAGTGCGCGTGCTGCCGTGGCAGGAATGCCCCGGGGCCATCGGAAGCGCGGCACGCATCACGGGCATGGCGCTCGCCGAGTTGCGCGACCGCGTGCGCGGCGAATTCGTCGGCACCAGCACGTGCACGCACCTCAACGACACGCTGCGCGCGATCGCCGATCTGGAAGCCTTACTTCCGCGTCGATGA
- the uvrB gene encoding excinuclease ABC subunit UvrB, producing the protein MAFATEHPVLAHSEYRAVDEVVRSGARFEVVSPHQPAGDQPAAIEELERRIRAGERDVVLLGATGTGKSATTAWLIERLQRPTLVMAPNKTLAAQLANELREMLPHNAVEYFVSYYDYYQPEAYIAQTDTYIEKDSSINDDVERLRHSATSSLLSRRDVVVVASVSCIYGLGTPQSYLDRSVELQVGMEVPRDGLLRLLVDVQYTRNDLSFTRGSFRVRGDTVEIIPSYEELAVRIEFFGDEVESLYYLHPLTGDVVRQVDSLRIFPATHYVAGPERMAVAISTIEQELADRLAELEGQGKLLEAQRLRMRTNYDIEMMRQVGFCSGIENYSRHIDGRGPGSPPATLLDYFPEDFLMVIDESHVTVPQIGGMYEGDMSRKRNLVEYGFRLPSAVDNRPLTWEEFADRIGQTVYLSATPGPYELSQTGGEFVEQVIRPTGLVDPQVVVKPTKGQIDDLIGEIRKRTERDERVLVTTLTKKMAEDLTDYLLEMGIRVRYLHSEVDTLRRVELLRQLRLGEYDVLVGINLLREGLDLPEVSLVSILDADKEGFLRSVRSLIQTIGRAARNVSGEVHMYADKITDSMKEAIDETERRRAKQIAYNEANGIDPQPLRKKIADILDQVYREADDTDVEIGGSGRNASRGRRAQGEPGRAVSAGVIEGRDTSTMPRAELADLIKDLTAQMMAAARDLQFELAARFRDEIADLKKELRGMDAAGLK; encoded by the coding sequence ATGGCTTTCGCCACCGAACACCCAGTACTCGCCCACTCGGAATATCGCGCTGTCGACGAGGTTGTGCGTTCCGGAGCCCGTTTTGAGGTGGTCAGCCCGCACCAACCCGCCGGCGACCAGCCCGCCGCCATCGAGGAGCTCGAGCGCCGGATCAGGGCGGGGGAGCGCGACGTGGTGCTGCTCGGTGCCACCGGCACCGGCAAATCGGCGACCACCGCCTGGCTGATCGAGCGCCTACAGCGGCCCACCCTGGTGATGGCGCCGAACAAGACGCTGGCCGCCCAGCTGGCCAATGAACTGCGAGAGATGTTGCCGCACAACGCGGTCGAGTACTTCGTCTCGTACTACGACTACTACCAGCCAGAGGCGTACATCGCGCAGACCGACACCTACATCGAGAAAGACAGCTCGATCAACGACGACGTCGAACGATTGCGGCACTCGGCGACCTCGAGCCTGCTGTCCCGCCGCGACGTGGTGGTGGTGGCGTCGGTGTCGTGCATCTACGGCCTGGGCACGCCGCAGTCCTATCTGGACCGCTCCGTCGAGCTGCAGGTCGGGATGGAGGTGCCGCGCGACGGGCTGCTGCGGCTGCTGGTCGACGTCCAGTACACCCGCAACGACCTGTCATTCACCCGCGGCTCGTTCCGGGTTCGCGGCGACACCGTGGAGATCATCCCGTCCTACGAAGAGCTGGCCGTACGTATCGAGTTCTTCGGCGACGAGGTCGAGTCGCTGTACTACCTGCACCCGCTCACCGGTGACGTGGTCCGCCAGGTCGACTCGCTGCGGATCTTCCCCGCCACCCACTACGTGGCCGGTCCCGAGCGGATGGCGGTGGCCATCTCGACGATCGAGCAGGAGCTGGCCGACCGGCTCGCCGAACTCGAGGGGCAGGGCAAGCTGCTGGAAGCGCAGCGGCTGCGGATGCGCACCAACTACGACATCGAGATGATGCGGCAGGTCGGGTTCTGCTCGGGCATCGAGAACTATTCGCGCCACATCGACGGTCGCGGCCCCGGTTCGCCGCCCGCGACCCTGCTGGACTACTTCCCCGAGGATTTCCTGATGGTCATCGACGAGTCGCACGTCACCGTGCCGCAGATCGGTGGCATGTACGAGGGCGACATGTCGCGCAAGCGCAACCTCGTCGAATACGGGTTCCGGTTGCCCTCGGCGGTCGACAACCGCCCCCTGACCTGGGAGGAATTCGCCGACCGGATCGGGCAGACGGTGTACCTGTCCGCCACGCCGGGGCCGTACGAGCTCAGCCAGACGGGCGGCGAGTTCGTCGAGCAGGTGATCCGCCCGACCGGCCTCGTCGACCCGCAGGTCGTGGTGAAACCGACCAAGGGGCAGATCGACGACCTGATCGGCGAGATCCGCAAACGCACCGAGCGCGACGAACGGGTCCTGGTAACCACCCTCACCAAGAAGATGGCCGAGGACCTCACCGACTACCTGCTGGAGATGGGTATCCGGGTCCGCTACCTGCATTCCGAGGTCGACACGTTGCGGCGGGTCGAGCTGCTGCGCCAGCTGCGGCTCGGCGAGTACGACGTGCTGGTCGGCATCAACCTGCTGCGCGAGGGCCTGGACCTGCCCGAGGTGTCGTTGGTGTCGATCCTGGACGCCGACAAAGAGGGCTTCCTGCGCTCGGTGCGCAGCCTGATCCAGACCATCGGCCGTGCCGCGCGGAACGTCTCCGGCGAAGTGCACATGTACGCCGACAAGATCACCGACTCGATGAAAGAGGCGATCGACGAGACCGAGCGCCGCCGCGCCAAGCAGATCGCCTACAACGAGGCCAACGGAATCGATCCGCAGCCGTTGCGCAAGAAGATCGCCGACATCCTCGACCAGGTCTACCGCGAGGCCGACGACACGGACGTCGAGATCGGCGGGTCGGGACGCAACGCCTCCCGCGGCCGGCGCGCGCAGGGGGAGCCCGGCAGGGCCGTGAGCGCCGGTGTGATCGAGGGGCGCGACACCTCCACGATGCCGCGCGCCGAGTTGGCCGACTTGATCAAGGACCTCACCGCACAGATGATGGCCGCCGCGCGCGACCTGCAGTTCGAGCTGGCCGCCCGGTTCCGCGATGAGATCGCCGACCTGAAGAAGGAGCTGCGCGGGATGGACGCCGCCGGTCTGAAGTGA
- a CDS encoding DUF402 domain-containing protein, which produces MRAVDQYAVHPWGLYLARPTPGREQFHYLESWLLPSLGLRTTVFHFNPGHERDHDFYLDIGEYTPGRTVWRSEDHYLDIEVSTGNGANLADVDELLDAVHQGLLSQDVAELAIRRAVTVIDGLARNGYDLAGWLAGNGMTLTWRDA; this is translated from the coding sequence GTGCGGGCGGTCGACCAGTACGCCGTGCATCCCTGGGGTCTTTATCTGGCCCGCCCGACACCGGGCCGTGAGCAATTCCACTACCTGGAGTCCTGGCTGCTGCCGTCGCTCGGGTTGCGCACCACGGTGTTTCACTTCAACCCGGGCCATGAGCGCGACCACGACTTCTACCTCGACATCGGTGAATACACACCCGGTCGCACGGTGTGGCGTTCGGAGGACCACTACCTCGACATCGAGGTGAGCACCGGTAACGGCGCGAATCTGGCAGACGTCGACGAGTTGTTGGACGCCGTGCACCAGGGACTGCTGAGTCAGGACGTCGCCGAGCTGGCGATCCGGCGCGCCGTCACAGTCATCGATGGGTTGGCCCGCAACGGATATGACCTGGCCGGTTGGTTGGCAGGCAACGGCATGACGCTCACCTGGCGTGACGCGTAG
- a CDS encoding DNA polymerase ligase N-terminal domain-containing protein, with product MSLTNYEQGGRHRRQRRAPVDGPCFVVQHRLARSDHYDFRLEIDGVLVSWTISDGPSVSPADQRMARRADDHPLDYATFEGVIPEGRHGPDSVIVWDHGTYANGTQHDMSKGLACGHVSFDLRGDRMRGRYAMTRIREGDEETWLLVKRRDEGVHSLS from the coding sequence ATGTCGTTAACGAACTATGAGCAAGGCGGCCGACATCGACGACAGCGCCGCGCTCCTGTTGACGGGCCGTGCTTCGTCGTTCAGCACCGACTGGCGCGCAGCGACCACTATGACTTCCGGCTGGAAATCGACGGAGTGCTGGTGTCGTGGACCATATCCGACGGCCCGTCGGTGAGTCCCGCGGATCAGCGGATGGCCCGGCGCGCCGACGACCATCCCCTTGACTATGCGACTTTCGAGGGTGTGATCCCCGAGGGTCGGCACGGCCCCGACAGCGTCATCGTCTGGGACCACGGCACGTACGCCAACGGAACCCAGCACGACATGTCCAAGGGCCTTGCCTGCGGCCATGTTTCGTTCGACCTGCGGGGCGACAGGATGCGCGGACGCTACGCCATGACCCGGATCCGCGAGGGTGACGAGGAAACGTGGCTGCTGGTCAAACGCCGCGACGAGGGCGTGCACAGCCTTTCCTGA
- a CDS encoding FHA domain-containing protein, with product MSRPTPPALTIRHDGSQRSFAPGYEVVVGRDLHADLRIPDPRISRAHLILRFDQGRWLAIDNGSLNGTYVNGYRMPVVDIHDGQTINVGNPAGPRLTFEVGRQRGPAGRPHSTFNNRAGHDSGPPTLAWSVGAPRPAPPHPNGRPVPPPPRRPPAPPMPPEEATTVNAGPPPAELTVIDAKSADVSGLATRMVRILSPRSAGLSGAPKSTGAITIGRANDNDIVVSDVLASRQHATLRTTPLGTEIQDRSVNGTFVNGTRVGSAILSQGDVVTIGNVDLQFSDGTLIPRNETASRTGGLEVRGVDYTVDNGKQLLHGISLTARPGTLTAVIGGSGAGKSTLARLVAGYARPSKGSVSFEGHDVHGEYASLRSRIGMVPQDDVVHRQLTVHQALGYAAELRLPPDTSKSDRARVVAQVLEELDLTKHADTRVDKLSGGQRKRASVALELLTGPSLLILDEPTSGLDPALDHQVMMMLRQLADAGRVVIVVTHMLSYLDICDQLLLVAPGGKTAYCGPPDQIGGAMGTTNWAKIFSQVGADPAEANRRFLERSQSQERPGPDSAPADLGEPVHTSVRRQISTVARRQVRLVVADRAYFVFLALLPFILGALSLTVPGSNGFRAVGEHGGTPDESAQILNLLLLAAAFMGTALTIRDLVGERAIFQREQAVGLSTTAYLLAKTAVFCVFAVLQAAIASAIVVVGKGAPTRGGLVLGHGNVAATFELFFTVAATCVASALLGLGISAVVRSTEQIMPLFVVSIMAQLVLCGGMVPVTNRIVLEQVSTVVPARWGYAAAASTVDVRSLVPGSLVPQDRFWQHTSKIWLLDMGMLAALSVFYACFVRWKLRLRR from the coding sequence GTGAGTCGACCAACCCCGCCGGCCCTGACGATTCGGCACGACGGGTCCCAACGTTCCTTCGCCCCAGGCTATGAGGTGGTCGTCGGGCGCGATCTGCACGCCGATCTCCGCATCCCGGACCCCCGCATCTCGCGCGCGCACCTGATCCTGCGCTTCGACCAGGGCCGCTGGCTGGCGATCGACAACGGCTCGCTGAACGGCACCTACGTCAACGGTTACCGGATGCCCGTCGTCGACATCCACGACGGCCAGACCATCAACGTCGGCAATCCCGCGGGGCCGCGGCTCACCTTCGAGGTCGGGCGGCAGCGCGGGCCGGCGGGCCGGCCGCACAGCACCTTCAACAATCGAGCAGGGCATGACAGTGGGCCGCCCACGCTGGCTTGGTCGGTGGGCGCACCGCGTCCGGCACCGCCGCACCCGAACGGTCGTCCGGTCCCGCCGCCGCCCCGGCGCCCGCCGGCGCCACCGATGCCGCCCGAGGAAGCCACCACCGTCAACGCCGGGCCACCGCCGGCCGAACTCACGGTTATCGATGCCAAATCCGCGGACGTGTCGGGCCTGGCCACGCGGATGGTCAGAATTCTGTCGCCGCGCTCAGCAGGACTCTCCGGGGCCCCGAAGTCGACCGGCGCCATCACGATCGGCCGCGCGAACGACAATGACATCGTCGTGTCCGACGTCCTGGCCAGCCGCCAGCACGCGACCCTGCGGACCACACCGCTGGGCACCGAGATCCAGGACCGTAGCGTCAACGGCACCTTCGTCAACGGAACCCGGGTAGGGTCGGCGATCCTGTCTCAGGGTGACGTGGTCACCATCGGCAACGTCGACCTGCAGTTCAGCGACGGCACACTCATTCCGCGCAATGAAACCGCAAGCCGCACCGGTGGTCTCGAGGTACGCGGGGTCGACTACACCGTCGACAACGGCAAACAGCTGCTGCACGGCATCTCCCTGACCGCCCGGCCCGGAACGCTGACCGCCGTCATCGGCGGGTCGGGTGCCGGAAAAAGCACACTGGCCCGGCTCGTCGCCGGGTACGCCCGCCCGAGTAAGGGCTCGGTCAGCTTCGAAGGTCATGACGTACACGGGGAGTATGCGTCGTTGCGCAGCAGGATCGGCATGGTCCCGCAGGACGACGTCGTGCACCGGCAGTTGACCGTGCACCAGGCGCTCGGTTACGCCGCCGAGCTCCGGCTGCCACCGGACACCAGCAAATCCGACCGCGCCCGGGTGGTGGCCCAGGTTCTCGAAGAACTCGACCTCACCAAACACGCCGACACCCGGGTGGACAAGCTCTCCGGGGGGCAGCGCAAACGGGCATCGGTGGCGCTCGAACTACTCACCGGGCCGTCGCTGCTCATCCTCGACGAGCCGACGTCGGGCCTGGACCCCGCCCTCGACCACCAGGTCATGATGATGCTGCGTCAATTGGCCGACGCCGGCCGGGTGGTGATCGTCGTCACGCATATGTTGTCCTACCTGGACATCTGCGATCAGCTGCTGCTGGTGGCACCCGGCGGCAAGACGGCGTACTGCGGTCCGCCCGACCAGATCGGTGGCGCGATGGGCACCACCAACTGGGCCAAGATATTCAGCCAGGTGGGTGCCGACCCGGCCGAAGCCAACCGCCGATTCCTGGAACGCAGTCAGTCACAGGAACGGCCCGGGCCGGACTCGGCTCCCGCTGACCTGGGTGAACCGGTCCACACCAGCGTGCGCCGGCAGATCTCGACCGTCGCCCGCCGCCAGGTCCGGTTGGTGGTCGCAGACCGCGCCTACTTCGTGTTCCTGGCACTGTTGCCGTTCATCCTCGGCGCCCTCTCGCTGACGGTGCCCGGCTCGAACGGATTCCGGGCGGTCGGCGAGCACGGCGGCACTCCGGACGAATCCGCGCAGATCCTGAACCTGCTGCTGCTGGCCGCGGCATTCATGGGCACCGCACTGACGATTCGCGACCTGGTGGGTGAGCGGGCCATCTTCCAGCGCGAACAAGCGGTGGGTTTGTCGACGACGGCGTACCTGCTGGCCAAGACGGCGGTGTTCTGTGTGTTCGCGGTGCTGCAGGCCGCGATCGCCAGCGCCATCGTCGTCGTAGGCAAGGGTGCACCGACCCGGGGCGGGTTGGTGCTGGGGCACGGGAACGTCGCAGCCACCTTCGAGTTGTTCTTCACCGTGGCCGCTACCTGCGTGGCCTCGGCGCTGTTGGGTCTGGGCATCTCGGCGGTGGTCCGTTCCACTGAACAGATCATGCCGCTGTTCGTGGTGTCGATCATGGCGCAGCTCGTGCTGTGCGGCGGAATGGTGCCGGTAACCAATCGGATTGTGCTGGAACAGGTTTCTACGGTGGTGCCGGCACGGTGGGGCTATGCCGCGGCCGCGTCGACGGTCGATGTGCGGTCGCTGGTGCCCGGCTCGCTGGTCCCCCAGGACAGGTTCTGGCAGCACACGTCCAAGATCTGGTTGCTGGACATGGGCATGCTGGCCGCGCTGTCGGTGTTCTACGCCTGCTTTGTCCGCTGGAAATTGCGTCTTCGTAGGTAG
- a CDS encoding serine/threonine-protein kinase, which yields MEERPGATRRLRAGLRAGRGLVTTVTHRRRRVPESGSAPETSVRPGMARGASFAGYTILRQLGAGGMAEVYLALHPRLPRRDVIKVLAEAITADTEFRERFNREADLAATLWHPHIVGVHDRGEFQGQLWISMDYVEGTDASRLVKEAHPQGMPVGDVCAILDAVAGALDYAHDRGLLHRDVKPANILLTHPEADPHGQERRILLADFGVARHLADISGITQTNVAVGTVAYAAPEQLAGSNIDRRADQYALAATAFHLLTGAPPFRNANPVAVISQHLHDAPPRLSDHRPDLARLDDVFARALAKNPEDRFERCRMFAAAVRAGSDEAGATDPPESAPGQGVRVRRIPPRVRMAAALVCAVLIAVAATWSTLYSFEPDPSQPNPALAARPAAPAPSAAVTAPSGRVLDGIYRLDLNRAKRTTNGTPIRHDGGTTNWWAFRSVCTSGGCAATGVRLDDATHQVADTTDGGETDTLKFAAGYWQGASQQIRISCHQANQAGQNTQQETVALSLALQSDGTLRGVQTETVGSNECGAQGAVLRVPVVATRVGDVPPNLPLADPARVMGASATPATRAMPPVLGGSCSDVDKLGYDQTSNEQVVCEGGVWSKAPITTGVHSAGSSCDRPDIPVFAMSASSDGYLIECNPVTRVWARHS from the coding sequence ATGGAAGAACGACCAGGCGCCACCCGGCGTCTCAGGGCCGGGCTCAGGGCCGGTCGCGGGCTTGTGACAACGGTCACGCACCGCCGGCGCCGGGTCCCCGAGTCCGGGTCCGCACCCGAAACCTCGGTTCGGCCGGGCATGGCCCGCGGCGCGTCGTTCGCCGGTTACACGATCCTGCGGCAGCTCGGCGCCGGCGGGATGGCCGAGGTGTATCTCGCGCTGCATCCGAGGTTGCCCCGCCGCGACGTGATCAAGGTGCTTGCCGAGGCGATCACCGCGGACACCGAGTTCCGCGAAAGGTTCAACCGGGAGGCCGATCTCGCGGCGACGTTGTGGCATCCGCACATCGTCGGCGTGCACGACCGCGGCGAATTCCAGGGCCAGCTCTGGATTTCCATGGATTACGTCGAAGGCACCGACGCGTCGCGGTTGGTGAAAGAGGCTCACCCGCAGGGAATGCCGGTCGGCGATGTGTGCGCGATACTCGACGCCGTTGCCGGAGCGCTGGATTACGCCCACGACCGTGGGTTGCTGCACCGCGACGTCAAACCCGCGAACATCCTGCTCACCCACCCCGAAGCTGACCCGCACGGCCAGGAGCGCCGAATCTTGTTGGCGGACTTCGGTGTTGCGCGTCACCTCGCGGATATCAGCGGAATCACCCAGACCAACGTCGCGGTCGGAACCGTCGCGTATGCGGCGCCCGAGCAGCTGGCGGGCTCCAACATCGACCGGCGCGCCGACCAATATGCGCTGGCCGCCACGGCGTTTCATCTCCTCACCGGTGCGCCGCCATTTCGCAACGCCAACCCTGTCGCGGTCATCAGCCAGCACCTGCACGACGCGCCGCCCCGGCTCAGCGACCATCGTCCGGATCTGGCCCGCCTGGATGACGTGTTCGCCAGAGCGCTGGCGAAGAACCCGGAGGATCGGTTCGAGCGGTGCCGGATGTTCGCCGCCGCGGTCCGTGCGGGCTCGGATGAAGCCGGTGCAACCGATCCACCCGAGTCGGCGCCCGGTCAAGGCGTCCGGGTCCGCCGGATCCCGCCCCGCGTCCGGATGGCGGCCGCCCTGGTCTGTGCTGTGCTGATCGCCGTAGCGGCGACCTGGTCGACGCTGTACAGCTTCGAGCCCGACCCGTCCCAGCCCAACCCAGCCCTGGCCGCCCGGCCCGCCGCGCCGGCGCCCTCCGCGGCGGTGACCGCACCGTCCGGCAGGGTGCTCGACGGCATCTACCGACTCGATCTGAACCGGGCGAAACGCACTACCAACGGCACCCCGATCCGCCACGACGGAGGTACCACCAACTGGTGGGCGTTCCGTTCGGTCTGCACGTCCGGCGGATGCGCCGCCACCGGTGTCCGGCTCGACGACGCCACCCATCAGGTGGCGGACACCACCGACGGCGGCGAGACCGACACGCTGAAATTCGCCGCCGGCTACTGGCAGGGAGCCTCCCAGCAGATACGGATCAGTTGTCATCAGGCGAACCAGGCGGGGCAGAACACCCAGCAGGAGACCGTGGCGCTGTCGCTGGCACTGCAGTCCGACGGCACCCTGCGCGGCGTGCAGACCGAGACGGTCGGCAGCAACGAATGCGGCGCCCAGGGTGCGGTGCTGCGAGTACCGGTGGTCGCGACCCGGGTTGGTGACGTGCCCCCGAACCTGCCTCTCGCCGACCCGGCGCGGGTGATGGGTGCGTCCGCCACGCCTGCCACCCGTGCGATGCCGCCCGTGCTGGGCGGAAGTTGCAGCGACGTGGACAAGCTCGGCTACGACCAGACCAGCAACGAGCAGGTCGTCTGCGAGGGCGGAGTGTGGAGCAAAGCGCCGATCACGACCGGGGTGCACTCCGCCGGCAGTTCGTGTGACCGACCGGACATCCCCGTTTTCGCCATGTCTGCATCCAGCGACGGCTACCTGATCGAATGCAACCCGGTCACCCGGGTGTGGGCCCGGCACAGCTGA
- a CDS encoding TetR/AcrR family transcriptional regulator — protein MRPSGSRDYSLSPGRRKITPTDRFRQRKQPKQERAAQTRRRILDAAAQVFAEHGYVAGTTNRIAEQAGLSIGSLYQYFPNKDAVLRALMDAHVDAGSTLLRERLAGGLPPRLDDTLRLFVRAAIDNHRDNPRLHRVLFEEAPRAPAFLERLRELERFGVDVAARLLEQHPAVRTGPMTAHIVVATVDSLVHRLVTAPDAADLQDVEDEIVLVLMGYLDRPSRSSTRK, from the coding sequence TTGCGGCCATCCGGGTCGCGTGACTACTCGCTTTCACCCGGGAGGCGGAAGATCACTCCGACAGACCGATTTCGGCAGCGCAAGCAGCCCAAACAGGAACGGGCAGCGCAGACCCGGCGACGCATCCTCGATGCGGCTGCTCAGGTTTTCGCCGAGCACGGCTACGTTGCAGGGACCACCAACCGCATCGCCGAACAAGCCGGACTGTCGATCGGGTCTCTCTATCAGTACTTTCCCAACAAGGACGCGGTGCTGCGGGCCCTGATGGACGCGCACGTAGACGCGGGATCGACGTTGCTGCGCGAACGTCTGGCCGGCGGCCTGCCACCACGGCTCGACGACACCCTCCGACTGTTCGTACGTGCGGCCATCGACAACCATCGTGACAACCCGCGCCTGCACCGCGTGCTGTTCGAGGAAGCCCCCCGCGCGCCGGCGTTTCTGGAGCGGCTGCGCGAACTGGAACGGTTCGGTGTGGACGTGGCGGCCCGGCTGCTCGAGCAGCACCCCGCCGTCCGCACCGGCCCAATGACCGCACACATCGTCGTCGCGACGGTCGACTCACTGGTGCACCGCCTCGTCACCGCGCCCGACGCGGCGGACCTTCAGGATGTCGAAGACGAGATCGTTCTGGTGCTCATGGGCTATCTGGACCGGCCGAGCAGGTCATCGACGCGGAAGTAA